The following is a genomic window from Meriones unguiculatus strain TT.TT164.6M chromosome 7, Bangor_MerUng_6.1, whole genome shotgun sequence.
AGCTTGTCtaactcaattattttttttctttctattactaATTACAGAATTCTATctcctggctgccatgtccttcgATCGCTATGTTGCCATCTGCAGACCACTGCACTACCCCATCATCATGAACAGCAAAGTGTGCCACCTGCTGGTCCTCAGCTCCTGGGTGACTGGGTTCTTATCCATCTTCCCCCCTTTGATGTTGGGACTGAAGCTGGAATTCTGTGCTTCCAAAATGATAGATCACTTTCTATGTGACACGTCTCCTGTCCTGCAGCTGTCTTGCACAGACACACGTTTCATAGAATGGATGGCTTTTGTCATAGCTGTAATGACACTTGTCATCACCTTGATCTTAGTGATCCTCTCCTACACACTCATCATCAAAACCATCTTAAAGTTCCCTTCAGCTCAACAACGGAGAAAGGCCTTTTCCACCTGCTCCTCCCACATGGTTGTGGTCTCCATAACGTATGGAAGTTGTATCTTCATGTACATGAAAACATCAGCCAAGGAAAGGGTGACTTTAAATAAAGGTGTGGCTGTGCTCAACACTTCTGTGGCCCCTTTGCTAAACCCTTTTATCTACACCCTAAGGAACCAGCAGGTGAAGGATGCTTTCAGGCAGTTGCTTCACAGGCTGTGTTCTCAAAACAGTGAATTACTTtctcctggcaggactgccttgacaggccacagtggaagaagacatgcccaatcctgatgcaacttgatgatctgGGGTGGGCAGAAAGGGAGCTACCCTTTTCTTttgaaaaggggagggagggagagaggatgggactggaaaaggaggagggaaggggctacaagggtgtaaagtgaataaaataaataaatgacaaaatgaTGATATGGTCAACACGTAATTTGGAATATAAAATTCCAGATCTTagaagttgttttcttttttgaatatttgtttttctctttactggtcataagaaaaaaaaaagaaggtatttTCCTTCCAAGAATTTCTAAACAAAATATGTCTCCAGGTTATACTTGTCATTATAGTCTGGTGTTAATTGGAGGATAAAATGTGACTGAAAGCCACACAAAGTTTTGTAGTATTGATTGAATTAAATCCTGGTATGTCTGATGGTTACAAAAGAAAGACTTAGACATAAATAGCAGACTGTTGGAACATgactgaacaaaattaaaattattgtaaaatatatttacaatgtCCCATGGCATTTCTCTCCTTTACTATTTAAATCACAGTAAGTACTCGGATTGTTCTATGTTCATCTCTCAGCATAGGTCTTATGAATAACTGGGGGTAAACTGTGTCTTCGGTGTACAATATGCAACTCTATCTTTGCTCAGAAATGTCTTTTCTCATAAATGAAAGGTTAATTTACTAAGTATATTGTACAAGTAAATGTTCAGGCATTCTGaattaatttatgtgtatattaatTGCTAAGCATTTTATTTGCACTTTAATATTTTGCATTGCTAAAAATAGAGACAAACAAGCACAGAGCATGAAATTAATCTGTAATGTAATGGATGTTGTCATGGAAAATACCTGAGTTGATCTAAACATTAAATTAGTCTTGTAGAAGGAGGCATCCACATGATGAACCTtgtgagagaaataaagaaaataagatgGACAGGCACAGTGGTGAGAGGTGTGAAGTATGGAAATGAATAAGATGTTTCTCCTCTAGATTTATAATAACTAAGAATTAGTTGTCAGAATGATTAGACAATTTTGCCAATAGTATCAGTGCAAAAATAATACAGCTtgattgtaaaaaaattaaagatcttATATTCTAGAGCCAAATATTAGTGATCATGGCCTAGAAAAATGTTTATCTTACCTTTAGTCCCATACTCCTATTCAAAACAATCTTATGaagttttttcttttagtaacagaacaaagaaagccataaaTGGATATATTTCTTAAGTACAAGAGTAGAAGCATCAGGAAAGTGGATTATAGAAAAGTGGGAGTCTTTCCTATAGGCTTCAGATATTGTCTGATGCTGTCTTAGCTTTTAGTTATAGAAGCTACTGGTTAATTGActccaaagtttttttttctgttgttcttgaaattttaactattttatccttttattgaaaatagatgtttttctcacataatacactctgattacagtttccttctctcttctcccagttcctaCATATATTCCTTTCCATCCTCATCTACACCTTTTCTGTCTCTTGccggagccagccgggcagagtcgaacggttcttgagttgggagtgagggttaaaattaataaaataaacacacagcacacaggaaactttttaaaggtccagcctcgacagccacagcaaaaggcaggctgcttgcagcaagcagtgccagcagccagtctcccCATCTCTGTCACTAACCctcttctctagctcctcccctctttcctgtcctccggCTCCTCCCATAGCACAACATTGTatttagttgctttatttgtgtcctgtttacacaagagttgagacaggatgcttggagcatcatcttcagccttcttctgcagtaactgtcagcctgtctttttactgtagagtttctaagccagagtagaaacatctcagaacaatggttaatttgcacaaggagcctgaggaagaggtgtgatcctcacaagctatcccacctgctgtcacaaacaaaaggagatggacttgcaagttctcctctgccattagtaaaggcttcctaaaagccatctctccgccgagatttaaatatcaacaCAGGCCACTGGAGTCAAGGCTCCCGAcagtctctcattagaaaacaaacaggcttgcaagggataaaaaaataataataagataaaccGAAAACAAAGCAGAAGGGGAAAAGCCCATGAAAAGATACAAGAAACagatatagatgcagagacctagTCATTCAAACACTCAGGAACTCCATAAAAAATAATGAACTAGAAGCCATATACAtgtcaaaagatttttttatctaCTAGTCACGGGATTCTATTTCTAACACAGAAGTGGGCAAGAAATTTCTCTTCATGGGGTTAAGCTATCAGAGATAAGGTAGTTAGCATCTATCTGCAGAATTTCAACCTTCCCACGTCACTGAATTTCTAATCTGTCTATCATCCTTTAGGcacacagcttctttccaggaatTCTCATTGACAGTAAAAATAGTTTGACTCCAGGCTCTGATGCTAATTACTCTTATTTCTTCATAGTTATGAAtctcagaaatgaaaataatgtgtgaaaagagaaaacacataaTACCAATTCTTCTACATCTGTGTAATTGCTGTTTTTCATGATTAATCTCCACAGTGCTCACCCATGCCCTCCACAGTCTACCTCATCTTCACAAATAGTCAGGCCCCTATCTtacttagggtttttattgcttcGACAAACACACCATTaccaaaaaagcaagttgggggggGTACTATAtcacttccacttccacatcactgttcatgactaaagaaagtcaggacaagaactctaacagggcaggattctggagtcaggagctgatgcagaagccatggaggagtaattgctttctggcttgcttcacatggcttgctcagcctgatttcttacagaacccaggaccgctGACCAAgggatggaaccacccacaatgggctaggccctccaccactaatcactaattgagaaaatgccttccagctggatctcatggattCATTTCCtccactgaggctccttcctttcTGATTACTCTAGTTTAAATAAAGATATACAAAACCAGGCAGTACAGCTGACCCTTGGTCAACTTAACACACAAATACATCACCATTGAGCCAcaaccctttctttcttattcatCCCACAgatctcacattaaaaacataaacaatttaaaaaatctcacagtttttataaattcaaacacattaaaatgtCAATTACTTTAAAATAGCCaatctcttttaaaatccaaaatctctcaactgtgggctccAGTAAAATACTTTTTACTTCATGACAGAAATATCAGGACATAGTTACACTCAaatcaaagcaaaagcaaactcCAACAGTCCAGTGTCTGGGATCCAGTAAGGACCTTCTGGACTCCTCCAAAGACTGAGGTTACTTCTCATGTTCTCTCCTCTGTAGCACACTcagcttgtcttctaggctcagcctggctccactccactgctgctgctcttaGTGGTTGGTTATCCCATGGTATTTACAGCTCCAAAACTCTGGGGTCTTCTACTGCAGCTGGGTTGCACTTTCATCAGTAGCCTCACATAGTATCTTCCTGGTGCCAAGCCTCCACTTCTTTGCATGACCTCTTCAGTCCTGAACGTTAAACTGccgctgaggctgcaccttcactaAGGGCCTCTCCTGGCAGCTCACAGTGCCAAGcgtcagctgctctccatgatccctcatgccttcaaaaccagtacatGGTTACTCTTAGACATTACCAAGCCTGGCTTCCAGTTCAAGGTACAACCTTAGCCACATAGAGAAGCTGTGTTCAGCTTCTCTATGCTttcaggaaacacttcccagaagattttaACTCAGTGATGCTGGTTTCTTCTTAATCACTGTTAAATTTTTTAGCTTCAATTGTTGTAGTAATGCAAAGGTTTCACTTCAGTGGTGCTGATCTGTTCTTAACCACAGCTGACTCTTGTAAATGTtggttttatttcctcagagaaGGGTCAGAGATCAGTACCCAACCTTTATGAATGCATGGCTTGGACTGAGCCCAGAGTGTTTTTATATGACtgtccctaggcctaggcctggaaacttctagcctcTGTAAAATCAAATCTTCTGCAAGCCTCGACCTTGCAGAAGGTTTCAGctttcagcttccagcctctatctgctaacctaggcctaaagtgtttcagtctctgagacttactgctgaacaaAGTCACCCTTTGTAGCTCttcctgaactctggctggctgtttCAACTCAGCTGTTGTGGCTCAAACTTTGCAACCTGACTGtctcaaattggcttctctcacttctgaattgttctgcttggaaaaactgcccctgaactccaggaactgaactgccCCAGCTGCACAAATCAAATGCTTTGAACTGAAATACTCTAAACTACTGCACTGAACTGAATTCAGCTGTACTCAACTGAACTTCAATGAGCTGAACTGCTTCTCCCTACATTGATCTTAAGTAGCCTCTTGTACTATTCTCCTGTGAGTTGGTGTAccctgtctctgactcattctgtcaattTTTTCTACGATTCATCACTTCATCTGCAAAGAGGTTGGAcgtcagaggagggagaaaagagggaacaggacaggagcctaccacagagggcctctgaaaggctctaccctgcagggtatcaaggcagatgttgagactcatagccaaactttgagcagagtgcagggaatcttatgaaagaagtgggagatagtaagacctgaagaggacaggagctccacaaggacagtgacagatcccaaaagtctgggcacaggggtcttttctgaaactgatactcccgccaaggaccattcgtggagatggcctggaacccctgcatggaggtagcccatggcagttcagtatccaaatgtcctccatagtaatggggacagggactgtctctgacatgaactgattagtctgctctttgatcaccttccccctgaggggggagcagccttaccaggccacagaagaagacaatgtagccactcctgatgagacctgatagactagggtcagagggaaggggaggaggaccccccttttcagtggactgggagagggacacaggtggggaagagggagggtggaattgggaggggaagagggagggatgtacagggaggatacaaagtgaataaactgtaattaattaaaaagttaaaaaaaatagaaaaatctttaaatttccctctgaaacttcataAGTCAGGCCTCCATCTTCTGCATTGCTTTCAAAATTCTTATATTTCAAGCTCCTAAAGAACATTCCACTGAGCTCTCAACACTCAATGGACTTTCTAGCCTAGAGTttcaaagtccttccacaatccttCCAAAAACATGATCAGAACTGCTACAGAAATATCCAACTAGAATGTTACCAATTTGTTTTAGGAGTTTTATTGCCACAACAAAACACCACTACCTAAatgcaagttggggaggaaaaggtttatttcccttccacagcactgttcaatATTGAAGAATGTCAGGACCGGAAcccaaacaggacaggatcccagatgcaggagctgatgcagaggccgtggagggtgctgcttactggcttgctttgcatgcctcagcctgctttattatagaacccagggccaccagctcaGCGATGGCACCACCCAAAAATTGGCTGAGCCCTTCCCATTGACcaataattgagaaaatgccttttagCTGGATCTCATAGAGGCGTTTCCTCAATTGAGGATCCCTCCTTTCTGGTGATTCTAGCTTAGTCAAGTTGAAACACGAAACTAGCCAGTACAactgaccccttgtcaacttAACACACAAACATATCAGTATTAAGCcacagccttttctttcttatttattgctacacaaaaccagccagtatgTCCCCCTTTTGCTTTCAGGGCTCATGTACAccattatcctttttttttccccacctctTTTAAGGTTTCTTTCTTAATTCTCTTTTCAGTCACTCCTCTGATATATCTTATGTAATTttgtaatttaattaattatcCACAGTTGATATTTCAGTCAGTATAAATAGTCTTGTCCTTTATGGAacttttaattaaagaaaatccTCACTTTGCATGTTACATCTGAACTTTCTGAGTTCACATAAAAATTTGAGGTCTCCCATGCTATACTAGATCTGCTGTGCTGATTTGATCTGACAACCTGTTTGTTACacctttttctttgacagatctCATTCCCTTTTGACATAGTATtagtattttcattcttttagaaacACATACTAATGAGTTATTACTTCAAACAGTGGAAAATGCATATAATGCAGTGCCAACtcttgaaaagtttttttttccggAATGTACATTTGTAGGAGTGTGACTCTACTGTCTCTCTAACAAGGTTCCACCAAATTCTCCTCCAAAGTTTTAGGAAAAATCcttagaaagaaacagaaatcatGGGCCTATAGGGGAACACTGTAGGTCATCAAAGCAGGCAAGGAAGCCAACTGCGAAGAGGTGAGAATGAAAACTCAATTCAGATTGTACTGGCTTAAGGGCCTAAGGAAAGGTCTGGTCTACTCTTAGGTAGATAGGATATATGTCATTTGGGCTATTAGGTATCGCCAATCCTGGTTGTATAACTTGGGGGAGCCTCTGGCTATACAGATAATAGTCTTTCACACTATTATTATGATTATGGGacggttattattatttataattattttgtatGATTATGGTGGCTTGGTGAGCCCCTGACTGTAAGGGTCATTTAAATTATTAGCCAGGTCTGGTACTGGTGGTAGGAGCTTGATATAGCCTGGTCCAACAGATAACACAAAACATCAAGGTATTTATTAATTACTTCCAATTCTCAGGTTTATGGATGTAATAACAGGTTTTATATTTTTCCCATTGGAAAGACAATTTTATGTTGCTTAAGATTTCTGGTTTCCCTGGAAATCTCTGGCAGAAAGAACCTTCATGCTGTGCTCCCAATATGACAGGACACATTCCAATTCTGTTGCTGTCTATGACAACCTATTCCACCTGAAATTGTAAAGGGATTTACTTGTTTATTAGTGCAGCATACAATGCTCAACCTCTTTTTGAAGAGCTGATGGTGATGGAGTCTGAAAACTTCTGACAATGTTTAGGAGTTGGGCTAGAGCCCTGCTGGGGAATGCAAGTGATATTAATGGAAATGGCAGTGATTTTCAGTAATGTCTGAGTGCTTGCTAATAATCATATCACAAATGCAAATGGTTCTCAGATCATGAAAACTGACCATAAATGGCATATTAGTTCATCACCTTAGATACAAAAAGAGgtctccttttttcctcccaaaaCCAAATTATACACAAAAATCACCTTTCTGAAGTCTACAAGAGAAGCACTGTGGGAAATAGGTGTTAGGAAAGAACTTTCCAGATCCTCATCCTCTTTTAAGAAGGTCATGagtgaccctagggaagaggcataattctcatttaaaagggcaaactggatagacatcagaagtaagagaagacagggaacaggacaggagccttccacagggtgcttttgaaagactacccagcagggtatcg
Proteins encoded in this region:
- the LOC110540575 gene encoding olfactory receptor 6C6-like, producing the protein MKNQSAEIVFILLGLTDDPQLQILIFLFLFFNYILSMMGNLVIILLTLLDPHLKTPMYFFLRNFSFLEIAFTSSCIPRFLTSIFTGDKTISYGACLTQLFFFFLLLITEFYLLAAMSFDRYVAICRPLHYPIIMNSKVCHLLVLSSWVTGFLSIFPPLMLGLKLEFCASKMIDHFLCDTSPVLQLSCTDTRFIEWMAFVIAVMTLVITLILVILSYTLIIKTILKFPSAQQRRKAFSTCSSHMVVVSITYGSCIFMYMKTSAKERVTLNKGVAVLNTSVAPLLNPFIYTLRNQQVKDAFRQLLHRLCSQNSELLSPGHLAFDPWPISNEMLTRPDRSLQRPAFSWDAIRRPRLFRLPMDNTHNHIPT